In Amycolatopsis solani, a single window of DNA contains:
- a CDS encoding thiamine pyrophosphate-binding protein, with product MALTTTGTTAGESARATNGAEPAPAEISGGHLVAKALKAEGVDTIFTLCGGHIIDIYDGCVDEGIEVIDVRHEQVAAHAADGYARITGKPGCAVVTAGPGTTDAVTGVANALRAESPMLLIGGQGALTQHKMGSLQDLPHVDMMAPITKFAATVPHTARVADLVSMAFREAYAGAPGPSFLEIPRDVLDARVPLSQARIPEAGRYRASTKNAGDPADVEKLADLLVHAKKPAILLGSQVWTTRATEPAADLVRTLNIPAYMNGAGRGTLPPGDPHHFQLSRRYAFDNADVIVIVGTPFDFRMGYGKRLSKDATVVQIDLDYRTVGKNRDVDLGIVGDAGQVLAAVAEAASGRADNGAVGRKAWLEELHAVEEQAKQKRLPLQHSDASPIHPYRLVHEINEFLTEDSIYIGDGGDIVTFSGQVVQPKSPGHWMDPGPLGTLGVGIPFVMAAKHARPDKEVVALFGDGAFSLTGWDFETLVRFDLPFVGIVGNNSSMNQIRYGQAAKYGLPRERVGNTLGDVRYDEFARMLGGYGEEVRDPTDIAPALRRARESGKPSLLNVWVDPDVYAPGTMNQTMYK from the coding sequence ATGGCGCTGACCACGACCGGCACGACCGCGGGGGAGAGTGCCCGTGCGACGAACGGCGCCGAGCCCGCGCCGGCCGAGATCTCCGGCGGCCACCTGGTGGCGAAAGCCTTGAAGGCCGAAGGGGTCGACACGATCTTCACCCTGTGCGGCGGCCACATCATCGACATCTACGACGGCTGCGTCGACGAAGGCATCGAGGTCATCGACGTCCGGCACGAGCAGGTCGCGGCGCACGCCGCGGACGGTTACGCGCGGATCACCGGCAAGCCCGGTTGCGCGGTCGTCACCGCCGGGCCGGGCACCACCGACGCCGTCACCGGGGTGGCGAACGCGCTGCGCGCGGAAAGCCCGATGCTGCTCATCGGCGGCCAGGGCGCGCTGACCCAGCACAAGATGGGGTCCCTGCAGGACCTCCCGCACGTGGACATGATGGCGCCGATCACCAAGTTCGCCGCCACCGTGCCGCACACCGCGCGGGTCGCCGATCTCGTGAGCATGGCGTTCCGCGAGGCCTACGCCGGGGCGCCGGGCCCGTCGTTCCTCGAGATCCCGCGGGACGTCCTCGACGCGCGGGTGCCGCTCAGCCAGGCGCGGATCCCCGAGGCGGGCCGCTACCGCGCGTCGACGAAGAACGCGGGCGACCCCGCCGACGTCGAGAAGCTCGCGGACCTGCTGGTGCACGCGAAGAAGCCGGCCATCCTGCTCGGCAGCCAGGTCTGGACCACGCGGGCCACCGAGCCCGCCGCCGACCTGGTGCGCACGCTGAACATCCCGGCGTACATGAACGGCGCCGGCCGCGGCACGCTGCCCCCGGGCGACCCGCACCACTTCCAGCTCTCCCGCCGGTACGCCTTCGACAACGCCGACGTGATCGTCATCGTCGGCACCCCGTTCGACTTCCGGATGGGCTACGGCAAACGGCTGTCGAAGGACGCCACCGTCGTGCAGATCGACCTCGACTACCGCACGGTCGGCAAGAACCGCGACGTCGACCTCGGCATCGTCGGCGACGCCGGCCAGGTGCTGGCCGCGGTGGCCGAGGCCGCTTCCGGACGCGCCGACAACGGTGCCGTCGGCCGGAAGGCGTGGCTCGAAGAACTGCACGCCGTGGAAGAGCAGGCGAAACAGAAGCGGCTGCCGCTGCAGCACTCCGACGCGAGCCCGATCCACCCGTACCGGCTGGTCCACGAGATCAACGAGTTCCTCACCGAGGACTCGATCTACATCGGCGACGGCGGCGACATCGTCACCTTCTCCGGCCAGGTCGTCCAGCCCAAATCGCCCGGCCACTGGATGGACCCGGGTCCACTCGGGACACTCGGCGTCGGCATCCCCTTCGTCATGGCCGCCAAGCACGCCCGGCCGGACAAGGAGGTCGTCGCGCTCTTCGGCGACGGCGCGTTCAGCCTCACCGGCTGGGACTTCGAGACGCTGGTGCGGTTCGACCTGCCGTTCGTCGGCATCGTCGGCAACAACTCGTCGATGAACCAGATCCGCTACGGCCAGGCCGCGAAGTACGGCCTGCCGCGCGAGCGCGTCGGCAACACTCTCGGCGACGTCCGCTACGACGAGTTCGCCCGGATGCTCGGCGGCTACGGCGAAGAAGTCCGCGACCCCACCGACATCGCGCCGGCGCTGCGGCGGGCCCGCGAATCCGGCAAGCCCTCGCTGCTCAACGTCTGGGTCGATCCCGACGTCTACGCCCCCGGAACCATGAACCAGACCATGTACAAGTGA